A window from Listeria seeligeri serovar 1/2b str. SLCC3954 encodes these proteins:
- a CDS encoding S66 family peptidase, with the protein MIPAKLKQGDEIRIIAPSLSMRILAEDQVKLAEKCLNEMGFIVSFGDHVQETDCMMSSSIHSRVTDIHEAFNDSNVKAILTVIGGFNSNQLLPYLDYDLIAENPKILCGFSDITALATAIYTQTELVTYSGAHFSTFSMEQGLEYTLESFQACLTQKEEYVFKESTYWSDDAWYLDQQNRDFIQNPGLLVLHHGEAEGILLGGNLCTLNLLQGTEFMPNLKDAILFLEDDELTTAELFDRDLESLLSQPGADEIKGLVIGRFQNKSAMTDEKLAFIIKTKTALQKIPVITGADFGHTQPTGTFPIGGKVRLDTSKQDKITILTH; encoded by the coding sequence ATGATTCCAGCAAAATTAAAACAAGGTGATGAAATCCGCATCATTGCGCCGAGCCTTTCGATGAGGATATTAGCAGAAGACCAAGTTAAATTAGCCGAGAAGTGCTTAAATGAAATGGGCTTTATAGTAAGTTTTGGAGACCATGTGCAGGAAACGGATTGTATGATGAGTTCGAGCATTCATTCGCGTGTCACGGATATTCATGAAGCTTTCAATGATTCGAACGTAAAAGCAATTTTAACCGTTATTGGTGGGTTTAATAGTAATCAATTGTTACCTTATTTGGATTATGATTTGATTGCTGAAAACCCTAAGATTCTCTGTGGCTTTTCAGATATTACAGCACTTGCGACAGCGATATATACTCAGACAGAATTAGTAACATATTCTGGCGCTCACTTCTCTACTTTTTCAATGGAGCAGGGACTGGAATACACATTAGAATCGTTTCAAGCCTGTTTGACACAAAAAGAGGAATATGTTTTTAAGGAAAGTACTTATTGGAGTGACGATGCGTGGTATCTCGATCAACAAAATAGAGACTTTATACAAAATCCGGGCTTATTAGTTCTGCATCACGGCGAGGCAGAGGGAATATTACTTGGTGGTAATTTATGCACGCTTAATTTATTACAAGGAACAGAATTTATGCCTAACTTAAAAGATGCAATTCTATTTTTAGAAGATGATGAACTAACGACTGCTGAACTTTTTGACCGCGATTTAGAATCACTACTTAGTCAACCAGGCGCTGACGAAATAAAAGGCTTAGTTATTGGACGCTTTCAAAATAAATCAGCAATGACAGATGAGAAACTAGCATTTATTATTAAAACAAAAACAGCTTTACAAAAAATTCCAGTCATAACAGGTGCTGATTTTGGACATACGCAACCAACTGGAACTTTCCCAATCGGTGGAAAAGTAAGACTAGATACGAGTAAGCAAGATAAAATTACGATTCTAACTCATTAA
- a CDS encoding DNA-3-methyladenine glycosylase I, which produces MSEELRCPWSVNDPFELEYHDKEWCVPSTDDTYLFEMLNLEGAQAGLSWKLILHKRKAYQEAFFGFDIDKCANLTDEQLADIVAEAAIVKNRLKVKAVRTNALATQKVQAEFGSFANYIWGFTDNKRIINKWQSMGSVPASNELSEKISKDLKKRGFKFVGPVIIYSYLQAIGMLDDHLITCPFHTLNREETK; this is translated from the coding sequence TTGTCTGAAGAATTACGTTGCCCGTGGTCAGTTAATGATCCATTTGAACTAGAATATCATGACAAAGAATGGTGTGTCCCAAGTACAGATGACACTTATTTATTTGAAATGCTCAATTTAGAGGGGGCCCAAGCTGGACTTTCCTGGAAATTAATTTTACATAAAAGAAAAGCTTATCAAGAAGCTTTTTTTGGTTTTGATATTGACAAATGTGCCAATTTAACCGACGAGCAGTTAGCGGATATTGTTGCAGAAGCAGCCATCGTTAAAAATCGCCTAAAAGTAAAAGCTGTCCGTACCAATGCTTTAGCCACCCAAAAAGTCCAAGCTGAGTTTGGCTCATTTGCAAATTATATTTGGGGGTTCACCGACAATAAACGAATTATTAATAAATGGCAAAGTATGGGTTCAGTTCCGGCTAGTAATGAATTATCCGAAAAAATTAGTAAAGATTTAAAAAAACGTGGCTTTAAATTTGTTGGACCAGTCATTATTTATTCCTACTTACAAGCAATTGGGATGTTAGATGATCACTTAATCACATGTCCATTCCATACGCTAAATAGGGAGGAAACGAAATGA
- the acnA gene encoding aconitate hydratase AcnA, whose amino-acid sequence MTNWKDKAKASFKLNDKTYHYYKLKTLEEDKITNIEKLPYSVRVLLESVLRQADDRVIKDTHIEDLAHWSKDGNNGEVPFKPARVILQDFTGVPAVVDLASLRKAMADLGGDPEKINPEIPVDLVVDHSVQVDSYANPEALKINMDLEFKRNMERYQFLNWAQKAFDNYRAVPPATGIVHQVNLEYLANVVIANEVADGEFVAFPDSLVGTDSHTTMINGIGVLGWGVGGIEAEAGMLGQPSYFPIPEVIGVKLTGALPNGATATDFALKVTQVLREQKVVGKFVEFYGPGVATLPLADRATVANMAPEYGATCGFFPVDKEALNYLKLTGRDAEQIELVEAYLEANDLFFTPEKVEPNYTQTVEMDLSTIEPNLAGPKRPQDLIPLSKMKDTFRESLTAKAGNQGFGLDKSSLDKEVTVTFGNGDKSTMKTGSVAIAAITSCTNTSNPYVMLSAGLVAKKAVEKGLEVPKFVKTSLAPGSKVVTGYLEKAGLLPYLEKLGFDLVGYGCTTCIGNSGPLKDEIEEAIQENDLLVSAVLSGNRNFEGRIHALVKANFLASPPLVVAYALAGTTNVDMLTEAIGRGNNGEEVFLDDIWPSSEEVKALVQETVTPELFREQYAHVFDENAAWNAIETTEDALYKWDENSTYIANPPFFDNLAKEAGKVEALSGLRIIGKFGDSVTTDHISPAGAIGKDTPAGKFLQAQGVAIRDFNSYGSRRGHHDVMMRGTFANIRIKNQIAPGTEGGYTTYWPTGEVMSIYDASRKYIENNTGLVILAGDDYGMGSSRDWAAKGTNLLGIKTVIAKSYERIHRSNLVMMGVLPLQFQPGEDAETLGLTGSESLQVEINENVSPRDIIQVTAVREDGTNFTFKALARFDSEVEIDYYRHGGILPMVLRGKLK is encoded by the coding sequence ATGACTAATTGGAAAGACAAAGCAAAAGCATCATTCAAATTAAACGACAAAACATATCATTATTACAAACTTAAAACCTTAGAAGAGGACAAGATTACAAATATCGAGAAATTACCATACTCAGTTCGTGTTTTACTAGAATCAGTATTAAGACAAGCGGATGATAGAGTAATAAAAGATACACATATCGAAGACCTCGCACATTGGTCCAAAGATGGTAACAACGGAGAAGTTCCATTTAAACCAGCTCGAGTTATTTTACAAGATTTCACTGGAGTTCCAGCAGTAGTTGATTTAGCTTCGTTACGAAAAGCGATGGCTGATCTTGGCGGCGACCCTGAGAAAATCAATCCAGAAATTCCTGTTGATTTAGTGGTCGATCATTCAGTACAAGTTGACAGCTATGCCAATCCAGAAGCATTAAAAATCAATATGGATTTAGAATTCAAACGAAACATGGAACGCTATCAATTCTTGAACTGGGCGCAAAAAGCGTTTGATAACTATCGGGCAGTTCCACCAGCAACTGGTATCGTCCATCAAGTAAACTTAGAATACTTGGCAAATGTTGTCATTGCAAATGAAGTGGCAGACGGAGAATTTGTAGCTTTTCCAGATTCACTCGTTGGAACAGATAGCCATACAACAATGATTAATGGAATCGGTGTACTTGGATGGGGCGTTGGCGGTATCGAAGCAGAGGCTGGAATGCTAGGTCAACCTTCTTATTTCCCAATCCCAGAAGTTATCGGTGTCAAATTAACTGGCGCGTTACCAAATGGCGCTACTGCAACCGATTTTGCATTAAAAGTAACTCAAGTTTTGCGGGAACAAAAAGTAGTCGGCAAATTTGTGGAATTCTACGGTCCTGGTGTTGCAACATTACCACTTGCTGACCGCGCCACAGTTGCTAATATGGCGCCAGAATACGGTGCGACCTGTGGATTTTTCCCAGTAGATAAAGAAGCTTTGAATTATTTAAAATTAACTGGTCGTGATGCGGAACAAATCGAATTAGTGGAAGCTTATTTAGAAGCAAACGATTTATTCTTTACACCAGAAAAAGTCGAACCAAATTATACGCAAACAGTCGAAATGGATCTTTCAACTATCGAGCCAAACCTTGCTGGGCCAAAACGTCCCCAAGATTTAATCCCACTTTCCAAAATGAAAGATACTTTCCGTGAATCACTTACTGCCAAAGCCGGAAACCAAGGATTTGGACTAGATAAATCAAGTTTAGACAAAGAAGTTACCGTTACTTTTGGTAATGGCGATAAGTCAACAATGAAAACCGGCTCTGTCGCAATAGCTGCGATTACAAGTTGCACGAATACTTCTAATCCATACGTAATGTTAAGCGCTGGTTTAGTTGCAAAAAAAGCTGTCGAAAAAGGGTTAGAAGTACCTAAATTTGTAAAAACATCTCTAGCTCCAGGTTCCAAAGTAGTTACTGGTTATTTAGAAAAAGCTGGTTTACTGCCATATCTTGAAAAACTTGGCTTTGATTTAGTTGGTTATGGTTGTACGACTTGTATTGGTAATTCTGGACCATTAAAAGATGAGATTGAAGAAGCCATTCAAGAAAACGATTTACTTGTTTCTGCTGTTTTAAGTGGAAATCGTAACTTTGAAGGCAGAATCCACGCGCTTGTGAAAGCAAACTTCTTGGCTTCACCGCCACTTGTCGTTGCTTATGCGCTCGCTGGAACAACAAACGTCGATATGCTAACCGAAGCAATTGGTCGCGGGAATAATGGCGAGGAAGTCTTCTTAGACGATATTTGGCCAAGTTCAGAGGAAGTAAAAGCACTTGTCCAAGAAACAGTTACACCGGAACTCTTCCGCGAACAATATGCACATGTATTTGATGAGAATGCGGCTTGGAACGCTATCGAAACGACAGAAGACGCATTATATAAGTGGGATGAAAATTCTACTTATATTGCGAACCCGCCATTCTTTGATAATTTAGCCAAAGAAGCTGGAAAAGTGGAAGCATTATCTGGATTACGGATTATTGGTAAGTTTGGCGATTCTGTTACAACTGACCACATTTCCCCAGCTGGAGCAATCGGAAAAGATACGCCAGCTGGAAAATTCCTTCAAGCACAAGGTGTTGCTATTCGTGACTTTAATTCCTATGGTTCGCGTCGTGGGCACCATGATGTGATGATGCGTGGAACATTCGCAAACATTCGTATCAAAAACCAAATCGCTCCTGGTACAGAAGGTGGGTATACAACTTACTGGCCAACTGGAGAAGTCATGTCTATTTATGATGCTTCCCGCAAGTACATCGAAAATAACACAGGCCTAGTTATCCTAGCTGGTGATGATTATGGAATGGGTTCTTCGCGTGACTGGGCAGCTAAGGGAACTAATTTACTTGGAATTAAGACCGTTATTGCGAAAAGTTATGAGCGGATTCACCGTTCGAACCTAGTAATGATGGGCGTTTTACCACTTCAATTCCAACCTGGTGAAGATGCAGAAACACTTGGTCTAACTGGCTCTGAAAGTCTTCAAGTGGAAATAAACGAAAATGTGTCACCTAGAGACATTATCCAAGTAACTGCTGTTCGCGAAGATGGTACCAATTTTACTTTTAAAGCACTTGCTAGATTTGACTCAGAAGTAGAAATTGATTATTACCGTCACGGCGGAATTTTACCAATGGTATTACGTGGAAAACTAAAATAA
- a CDS encoding STAS domain-containing protein: MQISQILISRRAELVDAFYSDYYTKTDEYKLRLNEGETEESICSLSKSSCGMIIDAVTGEKEPDFSTIGRRRFNDKTDIKKIHQHMNEVDKLIITKLIFWKEQEAHLYTDVDIIQFMMETKDILTLIQQSLLEGFMQENRKKVAEQRKEIIQLSTRIIPITETIGVLPIVGSLDDDRGYFMKEKAIESADKLAIDTIVIDFSSAILKDDLATKHMEDMIQSFKLIGLLPILSGMQPSFAQQTIQVGSSISKLDSFGSLEQALRHLGI, encoded by the coding sequence ATGCAAATCAGCCAAATTTTAATTAGTCGTCGTGCAGAGCTGGTAGACGCCTTTTACAGTGATTATTATACAAAAACAGACGAGTACAAATTAAGACTCAACGAAGGAGAAACAGAGGAGTCCATTTGTTCACTTAGCAAAAGTTCTTGTGGAATGATTATTGATGCAGTAACTGGCGAAAAAGAACCCGATTTTAGTACTATTGGTAGAAGAAGGTTCAATGATAAAACAGACATCAAAAAAATCCACCAGCATATGAACGAAGTGGACAAATTAATTATCACTAAACTTATCTTTTGGAAAGAACAAGAGGCGCATTTGTATACAGATGTTGATATTATTCAATTTATGATGGAAACGAAAGATATTTTAACTTTAATTCAACAAAGTTTGTTAGAAGGCTTTATGCAAGAGAATAGAAAAAAAGTTGCTGAACAGCGCAAAGAAATCATTCAACTTTCAACACGCATCATCCCGATTACTGAAACTATTGGTGTATTGCCGATTGTTGGTAGCTTAGATGATGACCGTGGCTATTTTATGAAAGAAAAAGCGATAGAATCTGCTGATAAACTAGCTATTGATACGATTGTCATAGATTTCTCTAGTGCAATTTTAAAAGATGATTTAGCAACAAAACACATGGAAGATATGATTCAGTCCTTTAAACTAATTGGCTTATTACCAATCCTTTCTGGAATGCAGCCAAGTTTTGCGCAACAGACAATTCAAGTTGGTTCGAGTATTTCCAAGTTGGATTCATTTGGCTCTTTAGAACAAGCGCTGAGGCACTTAGGAATCTAG
- a CDS encoding general stress protein, with protein MKKWEVFAVQNVAAAEEIIDKLVSEGYEKDDISVLAKSKHNKNLETLAEKEDIEIERPVNEEAFGIISGILQSLSGAIVIPQAYNPKYGALYAAGPFAKWFSKTDDNSVKKLLEDFDLTEEQIDKMIENLHADNILIFAR; from the coding sequence ATGAAAAAATGGGAAGTATTCGCAGTTCAAAATGTAGCAGCAGCAGAGGAAATCATCGACAAATTAGTAAGTGAGGGTTATGAAAAAGACGATATCTCTGTTTTAGCTAAATCAAAACATAATAAAAACCTCGAAACATTAGCGGAAAAAGAGGATATCGAAATTGAACGCCCAGTAAATGAAGAAGCATTTGGTATTATTTCTGGAATACTACAATCACTTAGTGGCGCAATTGTTATTCCACAAGCTTATAATCCGAAATACGGAGCTTTATACGCTGCCGGTCCTTTTGCAAAATGGTTTTCTAAAACTGATGATAATTCAGTCAAAAAATTATTAGAGGATTTTGATCTGACAGAAGAACAAATAGATAAAATGATTGAAAATTTACATGCAGATAATATTTTGATTTTTGCAAGGTAA
- a CDS encoding DEAD/DEAH box helicase, with the protein MEHFTAIQNKMIPYSVKQAGKKLMEDGEIIQFYEKDASDHFLTYFIDQNVVEDAGNENYACSCADFQMNAICKHIYATHLKMEREKQKVAKQDFKNRILTQESNTLLSLFQQNMAQQLDVEEDNTNKTELATQYIIRLKPDDASYIMTIEVKVGTERTYVVKNMNTFLAAVRDRQWLVFTKNFAYDPNEHFFAEADKVILEKLLQISEIAKMYDTDTFYWNKSYAEEKNLTIPPSMASSLLELLSERDTTCIIMKERVEDIKYRGLAVRHDKLDFIFELKKSADDKYQLEMEDLQQAIFFEAYQLLFFDGTFFIPTHEVWESLKPLIEFHKVTKNEVVQFSESQLSEVVSYVLPALQKSGKLKLADSIEGRITQQPLDCKLFIALEYGEHTLRLEYHYGNQQFDPFVTTEEENEKIMIRDVEKEARVMNILESAPVHFSGTKMVVNKQEKDLYQFYYRTIPKLAEFAEIYMEDGLEEMVEDNVRPVTTLDVSGDNDYLSVTFDFKGIPDEEVQNVLESLREKRSYHRLKNGRFLSLESENYKQMENVLQMLEVRKKDIQSNMQVPLYRGMQIYDILGAGTQDEHHKFSRSFRELLTDITTQSEDNFALPAGLKAELRDYQLTGFEWMKSLAKYNLGGILADDMGLGKTVQTISFLASELEEKPDLKPVLIVTPASLLYNWQSELEKFAPDIPVTVLHGTKESRLVEMEDMKRGHVYLISYPSLRQDILNLADVNFSSVIIDESQAIKNYHTKASQAVRALKRNHVFALSGTPLENSIDELWAIYQTLMPGFFPSLRKFKEIPYDKIATMIRPFLLRRLKQDVVKELPDKIETNLYSELTDEQKTIYLAYLEKIQADLAESNGNASEERIKLLAGLTRLRQICCDPSLFVENYQGESGKLLQLFDTIQTARENGKRLLIFSQFTGMLAIIRRKLEEDGQTFFYMDGKTPAKTRLDMVNSFNEGENDIFLISLKAGGTGLNLVGADTVILYDLWWNPAVEEQATGRAHRIGQKRVVQVFRMITKGTIEERIFELQKKKQALVDELIQPGEQMLGKLSTEEIKQILQLDNGRDE; encoded by the coding sequence ATGGAGCACTTTACCGCAATTCAAAATAAAATGATTCCATATAGCGTCAAGCAAGCCGGAAAAAAACTGATGGAAGATGGAGAAATCATTCAGTTTTATGAAAAGGATGCGTCTGACCATTTTTTAACGTATTTTATTGATCAAAATGTCGTGGAAGATGCTGGAAATGAGAATTATGCCTGTAGTTGTGCTGATTTTCAGATGAATGCTATTTGTAAACATATTTACGCAACACACTTAAAAATGGAACGAGAAAAACAAAAAGTAGCCAAGCAAGATTTTAAAAATCGGATTTTGACACAAGAATCTAACACGCTTCTGTCTCTTTTTCAACAAAATATGGCTCAACAGCTCGATGTGGAAGAAGATAATACCAATAAAACAGAGCTAGCAACACAGTATATTATTCGCTTAAAGCCAGATGATGCAAGTTATATAATGACCATCGAAGTGAAAGTCGGGACAGAACGAACTTATGTGGTCAAAAATATGAATACCTTTCTTGCGGCAGTTCGTGACCGTCAGTGGTTGGTTTTTACCAAGAATTTTGCCTATGATCCGAATGAACATTTTTTTGCAGAAGCAGATAAAGTGATTCTAGAAAAATTACTTCAAATTAGTGAAATTGCGAAAATGTATGACACAGATACTTTTTATTGGAATAAATCTTATGCCGAAGAAAAGAACTTAACTATTCCGCCGAGCATGGCGAGCAGTTTATTAGAACTGCTTTCCGAACGTGATACTACATGTATTATTATGAAAGAACGTGTGGAAGATATTAAGTATCGTGGCCTAGCAGTTCGCCATGATAAATTGGATTTTATTTTTGAACTCAAAAAAAGTGCCGATGATAAGTATCAGCTCGAAATGGAAGATTTACAACAAGCAATCTTTTTTGAAGCTTATCAATTATTATTTTTTGATGGCACTTTTTTCATCCCGACACATGAGGTCTGGGAATCTTTAAAACCACTTATTGAGTTTCATAAAGTAACTAAGAATGAAGTAGTACAATTTTCCGAGTCACAATTAAGCGAAGTCGTTTCTTACGTCTTACCAGCTTTACAAAAAAGTGGAAAGCTAAAATTAGCCGATTCCATCGAAGGACGTATTACACAACAGCCGCTTGATTGCAAACTTTTTATCGCATTAGAATACGGCGAGCATACTTTGCGTTTAGAGTATCATTATGGTAATCAGCAATTTGATCCATTTGTTACAACCGAAGAAGAAAACGAAAAAATCATGATTCGTGATGTCGAAAAAGAAGCACGAGTAATGAATATTTTGGAAAGCGCACCAGTTCACTTTTCTGGAACAAAAATGGTTGTAAACAAGCAAGAAAAAGATTTGTACCAATTTTATTATCGGACAATTCCAAAGCTTGCTGAGTTTGCGGAAATATATATGGAAGATGGCTTAGAAGAAATGGTGGAGGATAATGTTCGACCAGTGACGACGCTTGATGTTTCAGGGGACAATGATTATCTTTCTGTGACATTTGACTTCAAAGGCATACCAGATGAGGAAGTTCAAAATGTCCTGGAATCATTGCGTGAAAAACGTAGCTATCACCGCTTGAAAAATGGTCGTTTCTTATCGCTTGAATCGGAAAACTATAAACAAATGGAAAACGTTCTTCAAATGCTAGAAGTACGTAAAAAAGATATCCAAAGTAATATGCAAGTACCGCTTTATCGTGGCATGCAGATTTATGATATTTTGGGAGCAGGAACACAAGATGAACATCACAAATTCAGCCGTTCTTTCCGCGAATTACTAACAGATATTACAACACAATCTGAAGATAACTTCGCTTTACCAGCTGGATTAAAAGCAGAATTACGCGATTACCAATTGACGGGTTTTGAATGGATGAAGTCACTCGCTAAGTATAATTTAGGCGGTATTTTGGCGGATGATATGGGACTTGGGAAAACCGTCCAAACAATTAGTTTCTTAGCATCAGAACTAGAAGAAAAGCCAGACTTAAAGCCAGTTTTAATCGTCACACCAGCTTCCTTACTTTATAACTGGCAAAGTGAACTCGAAAAATTTGCGCCAGATATTCCAGTAACTGTTTTGCATGGGACAAAAGAATCGCGCTTGGTTGAGATGGAAGATATGAAGCGTGGCCATGTATACTTGATTTCTTATCCATCTTTACGCCAAGATATTTTGAATCTCGCGGATGTTAATTTCTCAAGTGTCATTATTGATGAGTCACAAGCGATTAAAAACTATCACACGAAAGCATCACAAGCTGTTCGGGCGCTTAAAAGAAATCATGTTTTTGCTTTAAGTGGTACGCCACTCGAAAATAGTATTGATGAACTTTGGGCGATTTATCAAACATTAATGCCAGGATTTTTCCCATCACTCCGTAAATTTAAAGAAATACCTTATGACAAAATTGCGACAATGATTCGGCCGTTTTTACTACGCCGTCTAAAACAAGATGTAGTAAAAGAATTACCAGATAAAATCGAAACAAACCTTTATTCTGAACTGACAGATGAACAAAAAACCATTTACTTGGCCTATTTAGAAAAAATTCAAGCTGATTTGGCTGAAAGTAATGGTAATGCTTCCGAAGAACGGATTAAATTACTCGCTGGATTAACCCGGTTACGCCAAATTTGCTGTGATCCAAGCCTTTTTGTGGAAAATTATCAAGGTGAATCTGGTAAACTACTACAGTTATTTGATACAATACAGACAGCAAGAGAAAATGGTAAACGATTATTGATCTTTTCTCAGTTTACAGGAATGCTCGCGATTATTCGTCGTAAATTAGAAGAAGACGGTCAAACATTCTTCTATATGGACGGTAAAACGCCTGCGAAAACAAGATTAGATATGGTTAACTCCTTTAATGAAGGGGAGAATGATATTTTCTTAATCTCTCTAAAAGCGGGAGGAACTGGACTTAATCTAGTAGGTGCGGATACCGTAATTTTATACGATTTATGGTGGAATCCGGCCGTAGAAGAACAAGCAACTGGACGTGCACACCGCATTGGTCAAAAACGTGTTGTTCAAGTTTTTCGGATGATTACGAAAGGGACCATAGAAGAACGGATTTTTGAATTACAAAAGAAAAAACAAGCATTAGTGGATGAACTAATCCAACCAGGTGAACAAATGCTAGGAAAACTTAGCACAGAAGAAATCAAGCAAATTTTACAATTGGATAATGGAAGGGATGAATAA